The region GGAGAGTTCCAATTTAGGGAAAAAGGGTAATGCGCATAGTGAGTATTTGGGCTTGTTGGCCGAGGCTGGTGTTATTGCTCCAATAGGTTATATTCTAATATTGATCATAGTTTTATATAGAGGCTTTATTGTTTCAACCCGAAGTCCAATTCGCGATGATAGAATTATGGTGGTAAGTGTTTTAATTGGCCTTTTTACCTATGTTGTACATGGTACAATGAACAATTTCTTAGATATGGATAAAATTGCGGCAATCTTTTGGGGGAGCATAGCCCTTATTATTGCTATGGATATAAAATATAGGAATTACTTGAATTCGAATCCTAATATTGAGATATCATCGAAAATTTGAGAGTCGGCTTTGCCATTACCTCCTCTTGCCTCGGCAATCTTTTTAATGCTTTCGTCAATTGAGTCAGCAGTAACAATATAATCTTCAAGTATTCTTGTGTTGTATTCTACCTTGTCATCTTTTATACTTTCAACCAGACCATCCGTATAGCATATAAGTTTAGTGGGTTGATTTATTATGATTGAGCCAAGGTTCATAACCGGAATTTCATCGAGCATTCCTAATCCAACACAACCTGTTGTTAAAAAGTTTATCTGCTTGGAAGACTTGTTGAATAGCACCGGGGGGTTATGGCCAGCGTTAACGTATTCCAAGTGGCGCTTTTCTACATTATATCGACCAACAAACATTGTAATAAACTTTTCTCCCTTAGCAGTGGTCATTACTCGCTCATTGAGTTTCTCAATAAGAGTTGTTAGTGGAATTTCGGCGGAGAAAAGAGCCCGAAGGTTTGCCTGAAAATTTGACATCAGTAGAGCCGCAGAGATACCCTTGCCAGATACATCGGCAATGCAGAATCCCAATTCGCTGTCACTTAAATGAATTACATCGTAGTAGTCGCCGCCAACTTCATAATGAGGGTTGTAGTACGATGCAATGTTTATGTCTGTGTATTTGGGCATACTTTCGGGGGATGGAATAAGCATGCTTTGCATTTTTGATGCAAGTTCCAACTCCTTACGCATGGCTTCTTGTCGCAAACTTTTATGGAATAATCTTAAGTTCTCAATCGCAACAAATATTATTATTGAGAGGGTTTGCACAAAGTTTAGATGTCGGATTGTTGCGCTAACACCCTTTTCGTACTCATTGGTATCGCCAATCAGAACATAGCCGACTGGTGCATTATTTTGAATCACAGGGATTATAATATCAAGTTCAAGAAGAGCCGGATTTTCTGCTGCGCCCACAAAGGTTATTTCCTGGAAAGGAAGCAAATCGCGTTCAACAACTATTTGCTCTACTGTTTTTTCCGGACAATTACTATTCAAAAGTAGTTCCCACGAACTTTCTTCCTTTTTAAATAGTAAAATTCTATCGATGCCCAAATCGTCGTTAAGGATAACTCTAAACCGATCGAGGATCTCCTCGGTTTTTAGTTCTGCGCTAATGGCTTGCGCCATGCCCAACAGTGCATTTAGTTTAAAGGTACTTAACTTAAGACGATTTTGCGAAGCAGCTATAGACATGTCTCGGACTGTTACAATTTAAAAAATTAACTTACTCCAAAAGAGGAATAAGTTAATTAAAAATAATGGGGAATGCAACACAATTGTGTTAAAGTTCCAAACTTGCGTTTTGAAACTATTTTATTCGCTCGTGATACTCACGTGTTCTGGTATCAACTTTAATTCTATCGCCAATGTTTATGAATAAAGGAACTTGAATGGTTGCTCCGGTTTCAACGGTAGCCGCTTTAAGTGCTGTTGACGAGGCAGTGTCACCTTTTAAACCAGGTTCGGTATAGGTAATTTCCATTTCAACAAAAGGTGGAAGTTCGCAGGTTAGAATGTTTTCCTTTTCGGCGTCAACCATCATTTCTACATATTGTCCTTCCTTGAGTAGGTCGTTGTTTTCAATTAAATCGCCATCGAGGCTAACCTGCTCAAAGGTTTCTTGATGCATAAAATGATGTCCTAAATCATCCTTGTAAAGGAATTGATAAGGTCTGCGTTCAACTCTAACGGTATCAATCTTTACCCCGGAATTAAAAGTATTCTCGATAACCTTACCTGTTTCTAAACTTTTGAGTTTTGTACGAACAAACGCGCCCCCTTTTCCTGGTTTAACATGTTGAAACTGCACTATAGTATATATCTTCCCGTTAAATATAATGCACATTCCGTTCTTAAAATCTGCAGTAGTTGCCATAATTGAATTGTTAACTAATTTTTTGCAAAAATAGTAAAACGTTAATAATTCAAAAAATATAGCATACAGATAATTAGAAACATTGATTGAATTTTATTTGTGAAACTAACAATGTTTATTTGTCATACCCTTATGGGGCTTGGTTTATGTATCAATTGGCAATAAATCATTTATTTAATGTTGGCCATGTGATAATTTAATATTCAAGATTTTACTAAATTGCGAACTATTTTAGGAGGAAATTTTTTTATAGTATTTTGTGCTATCAAGGATAGATATAATTTATAAACCAATTAATTATTTTATGAAAAAATTACTATTTCTGGCATTATTTAGTGTAAGCGCATTTTTTTTAAATGCTGCTCCCTTTAAATTTTTGCCTTACAAAGTAACCCAGCCCAATGGTGAGGTTATAGATTGTTTTGTTTCTGGTGATGAATTCTATAACTGGATTCACGATAAGGAGGGCTATACAATTATTCAGAATGCTGATGGGTATTACTATTATGCTACACAAACTGATAGTAAAATAGCATCTTCATCGTACCGAGTAAATTCGGTAAATCCTGATAAAATAGGAATTAAGAAATGGATAAAGGTGTCTAAACAGGAGTACGAAAAAAGGAAATTAAGGTATCAGGTGCCATCTTCTCAAAAGGCTATTGGCTCAAACAAAGCCCCTCATACTGGAACTTTGAACAATATTGTGATATACATTCGCTTTGCCGATGATGCCGAAATTGCAACTACTCGAGATAGTTATGATAACATTATGAACTCAACTACTGGGTATAGTTTGAAGACTTACTATAACGAGGTTTCGTACAACAATTTTACAATAAGCAGTACGCATTATCCAACATGTACATCTCCTTCAACAAGCAATGCCTCTTACAAAGACTCGCATCAAAGAAACTATTTCCGCCCATACAATGCTACAACCAACCCAATAGGTTATAATGGAGATAGCGAAGCGGCTCAACGAGAGCATCAGTTGCTTTATGATGCCGTAACTTGGATAAATGCAAACTCTCCAGTAGATCAAAGTTTAAACATTGATGCTGATGCTGATGGGTACGTAGATAATGTTTGCTTTATGATTAAAGGCAATTGCGATGGTTGGTCCGATTTGCTTTGGGCTCACAGATGGGTACTTTATACAAAAGAAGTTTATATAAATAGTAAGAGAGTTTATGATTATACATTCCAACCCGAAAATCAGGTTGCGGCAAGTGTTCTTTGCCATGAAATGTTTCACGCACTAGGCGCTCCCGATTTGTATCACTACAACGAAAACGATTTTTCTCCAGTGGGCGATTGGGATATTATGGAATCGGGCGAGGGCCACATGGGGGCTTATATGAAATGGAAGTATGCAGATGCTAAATGGATAACCTCAATTCCAGAAATAACTTCCTCTGGAACATATACATTAAATCCTTTAACATCTTCAACAAATAATTGCTATAAAATAGGCTCTCCTAATTCTGATAAAGAATTTTTTATTCTTGAGTACAGAAAAAAAGAAGGAACTCTTGAGAGCAATATTCCCGGTAGTGGCCTTATAGTTTACCGTATAAATACAGATTTTGAAGGAAATGCTGATTTTGATAACGCTTCAGTGTTTGATGAGGTCTACATCTATCGACCCAACGGGACAAATCTTGTGAACGGTTACGTTTCATCGGCATATTTTTCTTCAGAAGCTAGCAGAACCAGCATTAACGATGCCACAAATCCTAAATGTTTTCTACATGATGGGATGCCTGGAGGACTAGACATCAGCGAAGTTGGGACTGCTGGATCAACCATTTCGTTTAAAGTCTATATTTCTGATATTAAATCGCCCACAAATTTTACCGCTAGCAGTGTTTCAGAAAACCAAATAGACCTATCGTGGAGCCTTAATACCGACGGAAACGATGTTGTTGTAGCATACGCCTCTACCGGAATAATTGGTTCTCCTGCAAAAGGAACAACATATGCTGTTGGAGCATCAATTCCCAATGGAGGAACTGTTATCTATTCGGGGAATGCGACTTCTCTTAGTCACACATCATTGACCCCTGGAACAAATTACACATATTGTATTTGGTCAAAAACATCAAATAATGAGTACTCCCCGGGAGTTTCTGTAAGCACATCAACAGATTGTGGAACACCGGCATTACCAATAACACAAGGTTTTAACGGAACGGAAATATCTCCTTGTTGGACTATAGTAAATGTTGCCCAAGGGACAACTCAGGATGAATCAGCATCTATTACACAGGTAAGCGTATCTACGTTACCCGATGTCAATCCTTATGAAGGAACACACATGGTTAAGTTTAACTCTGCAATGTGCGGAGCTGGTAATTCTATGAGATTAGAAAGCCCCTCATTTTCTAGCGTTGGGAAAACTCAGGTTCCCATTAGTTTCTCGTGGCACAAAGATTCTCAATGGCCAAACTACCCTGATTATATGACACTGCAATGGTCCTTGGATGGAACAACCTGGAACAATGGAGATACTTATCAACGTTACAGCACAACCATAGGATGGACGCAGCAAACCTACAATTTACCATCTGAAGCATTGGGACAAGAAAATATAAAGATAGGGTTCTTATTTACATCAGCATACGGTTACAACTGCTATCTCGATAATGTTAAAATAACCGGAGTAGCAACATCTATTGGGGATGTTGATGCTGATAAAGTATCTGTATACCCGAACCCAACCGATGGTAATTTTACAGTAAAATCTACCGAAGGTTTTAAAACATTGCTATTAGAGTTACATGATATCTCTGGAAGAATTGTTTACTCTAATTCATACCACAACTCGGATAACGCAGCGGTTAATACATCTGGACTTTCAAGAGGCATTTATTTGCTGAAGGTTTCTGCAGATGGTAGAGTTGAGAATATTAGGGTTGTTATAGAGTAACCTGCTTTGCTATAAAAGAGATAAGCCCTGCTAAATGCAGGGCTTATCTCTTTTATTATTCTTTCTTTTTGAGCGATTTAAATGGATTGAGTAATCCTGAGTATTCGTATAAATCGCAGTAAACCGATCCAACAAAAATTTCGAATCGAATGCGTATAGGAATGCAGTTTTCATCGTTGGAGAACCATATAGTCATATCATCCTTTGATTTAAAAACCCTCCCAGTTTGTACAACGGGCATAAACTTCATGCATTGAACTTCACCAAAGTTAGTTTTTACATTTTCGTAGCCCTTAAATCGGAGCATTAGAGGAAATTTTTCATCGGTAAAGTACGCGTCCACCACAATTAGTTGATCCTTCTGAGGTGGCTTTTTAAGAAGAATATGCCGAAAATAGTAAAAGGATGAAAGGATATCCTGACACCCCTTGACTACCACGAAAGTTCCACTTTTTGAACTAATTACAATAGAGGAGTCCTTTCGGCTCCAATGATCCCATTTTTGAGTACTATAGTGGCGGTAACGGTTTTCGTGAATATTGCGGATTGAATAGTAGGGCCAGTCTGTTTCAGGGTCAGTATAGCTTTCGTAGGTGTCGTCGACATTGTAAAGGCTATTGGCAATTCCTACAGTTTTGCCATTAAGGTACAGATGGTTTGCTTGCTTTCCCTCGTATGTTCCCTTGCGGACTTCTAGTACTGCCTCTCCTCCGTTTATAAACCCGTAGTAAACTTTATACTTAAGTTTTTCCCCAGCGGTAAACGATTTTTTGGTTTGTGAGTATGCTGAATTACTATGCAAAAGGCTTAAGCAGACCAGCAGAAAAACCAAACTATAGGAAAATATTTGAAAACGATTATTTTTCTGGAATGACTTTATTCTTAGCAACTGTTGCCACAAAATCCTTAAGATAGAATGGCTCAAAGTAGGCAATATCTTCAAATATTTCATCTTTATAGGCTTTTAATGCCAAGGGGAGCATAAAGCGTGCCGATGGCTCAAAATTATCGATAAAGATAGCATTTTGATTTGATATAACTGATCTGCACTTTGGTGCTCCACTTCCAAAGAATAGGATTTTGTTGCTTTGAAGTTGCTCCGCAAAGGAGTTGACATCTACAATAATTGCTTCAACCTCGCTTATCTTATTCAAAGAATTGTTGAACAATGCGGTGTACACTTCCATTCTTCGGGCATCAATCATGGGGCAATACAGATCGCTTGGCATACCATTAATACCATATACCATTGAGTCTAAACTTCCAATTGCGAGGAGCGGTTTGCCAAGGGAGTAGCAAATTCCCTTGGCAAGCGAAACCCCAATGCGTAAACCGGTGTACGATCCTGGACCTTTGCTAACGGCAACAGCGTCTATTTTTGAAATATCAAATGCATGCTCAGCCATCAACTCGTTGATCAATACTGATAACTGCGAGGCATGTGCTTTAGCATCGGACACTTCTTTATAGCCAATAACCCCCTTTTCGTTTCCTAAGGCAACGGAACACGTAGTGGTTCCTGTTTCAATGCAAAGTATATGAATCATGTTGTGTTATTTCTTTCCTTCTTCCTTAAATAGATCTTCCTTGGTTTTAACTTTTTTGATGATGGTCTTATCCTTTAAACGCCTCGATATTGCGCTGTATGGTGCGGTAACAACATCTTCATCGCCCGTAAGCCCTTCTGTAATCTCGATATACTGATTATCCTGTATGCCAGTTTTTACCTCTACCACGCGGGCTGTATCGCCTTTAGTTATGTATACAATCTCTTTTGGTTTTTCGCTTTTTACCTTGGACTGATCTTGCTCCACTTTTTGTTCGCCATCCTTTTGGAATCCAGCCTGAGCAACCTTCGAGGAATCCGCACGAACGGTAACAGCCTGAATTGGCACAGCCAAAACATCCTTGCGCGTTTCGGTGAGGATATCAACTGTAGTTGACATTCCCGGACGGAATGGGCTTTGAAGTTTGTCGGATATCAGATCCTTGTAGGAATCTTCAAGAATAAATGTG is a window of Tenuifilaceae bacterium CYCD DNA encoding:
- a CDS encoding tRNA (adenosine(37)-N6)-threonylcarbamoyltransferase complex dimerization subunit type 1 TsaB; amino-acid sequence: MIHILCIETGTTTCSVALGNEKGVIGYKEVSDAKAHASQLSVLINELMAEHAFDISKIDAVAVSKGPGSYTGLRIGVSLAKGICYSLGKPLLAIGSLDSMVYGINGMPSDLYCPMIDARRMEVYTALFNNSLNKISEVEAIIVDVNSFAEQLQSNKILFFGSGAPKCRSVISNQNAIFIDNFEPSARFMLPLALKAYKDEIFEDIAYFEPFYLKDFVATVAKNKVIPEK
- the efp gene encoding elongation factor P, which translates into the protein MATTADFKNGMCIIFNGKIYTIVQFQHVKPGKGGAFVRTKLKSLETGKVIENTFNSGVKIDTVRVERRPYQFLYKDDLGHHFMHQETFEQVSLDGDLIENNDLLKEGQYVEMMVDAEKENILTCELPPFVEMEITYTEPGLKGDTASSTALKAATVETGATIQVPLFINIGDRIKVDTRTREYHERIK